In a genomic window of Epinephelus fuscoguttatus linkage group LG23, E.fuscoguttatus.final_Chr_v1:
- the LOC125883907 gene encoding protein-glutamine gamma-glutamyltransferase 2-like, protein MIKNWNYHCKPNNIAHRTIEITDDQLIVRRGQSFLLTLEMRHPFSHYDTLSLTVETGAAPSERRGTRSVFGNPSPMYTSDTKAIWKYSIDKSANLQMGIVTLSVTPPADAPVGKYSVSASTEKDRTNLGELVVLFNPWCSDDWVYLPDERERYEYVLNEQGIIYTGTSRYLRPMFWDFGQFEKKMVDICLKILDVNPKHAKDPADDVSARCNPIYVSRVISAMINCNDDRGVLEGRWHEDYADGVRPTHWNGSFSILQRWYPNTRPVKYGQCWVYAGVMCSVMRFLGIPCRVVTNFQSAHDTNTSLTIDEYYDDYGLRPSESGDSIWNFHVWVEGWMKRPDLKKGSRYDGWQVLDPTPQERSEGRYCCGPAPVAAIFQGDTDVKYDVPFVFSEVNADIVKWLGSAGGTKRKMHSDTTTVGQHISTKAVGVNIRDDITNCYKHREGSKKERAVFKRAVTRVNSGDDQEDDNGDKPLKVEMKIEEDANVQRGQDIKLQLKLRNKDRTNKTMSIRVNAQAMRYTGKPAGNMQSAVQNRTLSPGQDVTIPYVILFSAYSKHMVGCDSMKVSAVAIDQQQQDDIYETETDIVLEDSPISIQVLGEARVGRIMNMKVEFKNPLNETLRNCSLTVTGSGLFESDHVEGNIWELGPNATLKMDITTIPYKAGQRAVFADFDCSAFKDVMGSCTVSVKN, encoded by the exons A TGATTAAGAACTGGAACTACCACTGCAAGCCCAACAACATTGCTCATCGTACGATCGAAATTACAGATGATCAGCTGATTGTGAGGCGGGGCCAGTCCTTCCTCCTGACTCTGGAAATGAGGCATCCTTTCAGTCACTATGACACACTCAGCCTCACCGTGGAGACGG GTGCTGCTCCGTCAGAAAGGCGTGGGACCAGGTCCGTGTTTGGTAACCCATCTCCCATGTATACCAGTGACACCAAAGCCATATGGAAGTACAGCATCGACAAGAGCGCCAACTTACAGATGGGCATCGTGACCCTGTCCGTGACCCCGCCAGCCGATGCCCCTGTGGGGAAGTACTCTGTGTCTGCAAGCACTGAGAAAGACAGAACGAATCTGGGGGAACTGGTGGTGCTCTTCAACCCCTGGTGCTCAG atgaCTGGGTGTATCTTCCCGATGAGAGGGAAAGATATGAATACGTGCTGAACGAACAGGGCATTATCTACACAGGAACGTCGAGATACCTAAGGCCTATGTTCTGGGACTTTGGACAG TTTGAGAAGAAAATGGTGGACATTTGTCTCAAGATACTGGACGTCAATCCTAAACACGCCAAAGACCCGGCCGACGATGTCTCTGCTCGCTGTAACCCCATCTATGTGAGCCGTGTGATCAGCGCCATG ATCAACTGTAACGATGATCGAGGTGTGTTAGAGGGACGCTGGCATGAAGACTATGCTGATGGAGTAAGGCCCACCCACTGGAACGGCAGCTTTAGCATCCTTCAGCGCTGGTATCCAAACACCCGGCCAGTCAAGTATGGACAGTGCTGGGTGTATGCTggtgtgatgtgttcag TGATGCGGTTCCTGGGTATCCCGTGTCGTGTTGTCACAAACTTCCAGTCAGCTCACgacacaaacaccagcctcACTATCGATGAGTATTATGACGACTATGGACTACGACCCTCAGAGAGTGGGGACAGCATCTG GAACTTCCACGTGTGGGTGGAGGGATGGATGAAACGACCAGACCTGAAGAAAGGCAGCAGGTATGACGGTTGGCAAGTCTTGGATCCGACACCACAGGAAAGGAGTGAAG GGAGGTACTGCTGTGGTCCAGCCCCAGTCGCCGCCATCTTCCAGGGAGATACTGACGTAAAGTATGACGTGCCATTTGTCTTTTCTGAGGTCAACGCTGACATTGtcaagtggctg GGCAGTGCTGGTGGTACAAAGAGGAAAATGCACTCTGACACTACCACAGTAGGTCAGCACATCTCCACCAAGGCTGTTGGCGTGAACATAAGAGACGATATAACAAACTGCTACAAACACAGAGAAG GCAGTAAAAAGGAGAGGGCTGTCTTCAAGCGTGCAGTCACCAGAGTGAACTCAGGAGATGATCAGGAGGACGATAACGGGGACAAGCCACTGAAGGTGGAGATGAAAATCGAAGAG GACGCCAATGTGCAGAGGGGTCAGGACATTAAACTACAGCTCAAGCTGAGAAACAAAGATCGCACCAACAAGACAATGTCCATCCGCGTCAATGCCCAGGCCATGAGGTACACCGGCAAGCCAGCAGGCAACATGCAGAGTGCAGTCCAGAACAGGACGCTGTCGCCAGGACAAG ATGTGACCATACCTTATGTGATCCTATTCTCAGCCTACAGTAAACACATGGTGGGCTGTGACAGCATGAAGGTTTCAGCCGTGGCCATTGACCAACAGCAGCAAGATGACATCTACGAGACAGAGACTGACATTGTCCTGGAGGACTCTCCCATATCTATACAG GTTTTGGGAGAGGCTCGTGTGGGCCGAATAATGAATATGAAGGTGGAATTTAAAAACCCACTCAATGAGACGCTGAGAAACTGCTCTCTGACTGTCACCGGAAGTGGCCTTTTTGAATCTGACCATGTTGAAGG